The window gttaacaattgaataaatattttatataatccaatattatgtatataatcCAATATTATGTatgaaaaatctttaataacaCCAATCAATAGCACTATCGAAAGTAAACCCAAATTACAGTTTTCAAAGTTACCACGATTTTCTGTATAACTTAATACTCACTTCGAAACTGACTTTCTAAATGTGAACCAGCTTAGACCTGGTCGacttttggtaactttttccttacctatggccatcaaagtggaaaaacgttttatctaaaaaggctaatgtttgcgaaagaacggccaacaatcttagcatccGAAATGACGAAGATATTTATCAAAGTcgctgttttccaccgattgttcctgtgggagctatatgatatagtcacccgatctcgaccaaatttggcacagtcgtttatacgtgtaataaactcaccaatatttcaccgatttcacgacaatagcttagaaaataacgaagttattgacaaaagtcactgttcgtgactttgctgtttgtatgaactcgtctcgtcgtgctggtcaagaatatatatattttatatggtcggagatgctttcttctatgcgttgaacacttctgaccaaagtTAATAtgccctttttgcaagggtattaaaaTATTCGCATATAATGACATTCCCACCTCCGACCCTTCGCCGGGATGAAACAGAAACCAAGTTTCTGACGCTCACCCTAAACGACCGTAGCCAAATTTGACACACTCACGCTTAATATCAATGGCTATCACTTAACCAACAAATTTTATACAAATCGGATTGAAAATAGTTCAAAATATGTGTATTAACGATTTTCATAAGGGCTGCCATAAGGGCGGAGTTTGACACTGGCCGGTGGCGGAGCTTGaaagagtgagcgagacagcTTTTATCTggctttttataccatacacccatagggtgaaatggtatattaaagtcgccaaaatgtatgtaacaagcagaaggaagcatctccgaccccacaaagtatatatattcttgatcaggatcaacaaccgagtcgatctagccatgtccgtctgtccgtccgtccgtatgtctgtccgtctgtccgtatgaacacctagatctcggagactataagagctagagccaccaaattttttatgtagactcgtgtagtatgtagagtgatcaagtttatttcaaatttttgccacgcccctttccgcccccgcaatttaaaaaaagcgtttatctcaaaaactattctagctagagacaccatatttggtatgtatattcgcttagtaaatgcacacattttgtatgtataaaaattttgccacgcccttttccgcccccgtaatttgaaaaacttgattatctcccgtatttttttacctcatgcaatcaaatttggcacacttaaatttaatactaatatctagcaaaataccaaatttgatcaaaatcggataaaaaacagttgagttatgcatataaacgtttttccaaaaggccggagttggccgttagctggtgggggcgctagggtgctcgtatgattgagtaagcgagatactaagatatgattgtaagaagcatgtgaaaatgcttgaaatatttgctttactggtgtatggtataccaaagtcggcgagacgacttacttacttcatttaggAAGAAATAGTTTTATTTGGTCTTATAAATTTGACACATTTGTTTCATTTGGTGAAAtgtattattattctttttttttttaacgaaGCCACGGTCTTTAGTTTGATTAATAACAGATATATTTTGGACCCATtagcattttcatttttttgtatgAATAATTCTCTCCACGCCAATCATACCATGCCATTCCACTTGCAGAAGATGGAGATGTTTCTACGAAATACATTCCGAACAGATTGCTGATagtgttaaaaaaataaaattaaaaaacgtCTCAAATAGTgtgtaaacatttatatttgtgtgtatatatttacCTCCTGGTGCAATCGACGTACCACCAAGCACCGAGTCGTTCTAGTGCACAATTTTGAGTATCGAGCGCATCATTGTCCCTGTCGTATGTGGAAAACTTGAAACCTTTGTTGACACTCAACGAGTCTCCTGCATCTCCAGTATATGTTCCCAATGTGGTCAGCTTATACAATGAATTTTCACTTTCAATGTAAAAGTCGTCGTAGCGGGCGAATCGAGTGTTTCCTTCAAAATCCTCCAAATGAATGTACAACTCATAGGGCTGTGATTTCGTGATGGCATGCAGTTTGTCGAGACCTATAAAGAAATCTCCCGAATAGTTTCCAAATCCTCGTTTGTATTCCGTCCAGTTTCTAAAGAAATTGAGTTCAACATTTGATCGACTTGCGATTACTGTATATCCTGCTCCTGTAATTTCATAATCGCACAGGATCTCAAACGGTTCGAGACCAGGAAGAGTAATTTCGAGAGGACCCACACCACCTTGTTGCTGTGGACAAGAGGTTACGCGAGAAGAATAGTTATAGTCAACCCGCCGGGTTGAATATTGCCTGCCTTTAAAACTAAAGAAGAaatgttttgttaaaatcagttttcataaatttttcttAGTTGTTTCACCTTGCAAAATTGGCCACATCACCAGTCGGTAATACTTCTGCACTGCACTTTTTAAAAGTTAGGCATAAGAATGTCAAATAAAACCACAAAGCATTCAAAGTAGCTGTAAGTGAACTAGAAACACATCTTCTACAGCTCCGTCTTATATCCAATTAGAAGAATCTTTATGGTCTGGACCAAGATGTCATTATACCATGCACTTAGAGGGTGAAATCGTATATTAAAGCCGCCAAAATGTTTGCAGCAGAACTAATAGTTTTTAACCTCATGAATGAAACAAATACAtttaaccagagggccggggctaactttgaccgcgtcaaagtttgtatacccttgcaagttttttgtgtaaaaggtctaatgtttgcgaaagaacggcttaggaaataacgaacatattgatcaaagtcactgttcaccaccgattgttcctatgggagctatatgatatagtcgcccgatcttaatcaaatttggcacagtcattaatagttatgctaaactgagaaatataaatttttatgacaattgcttcaaaagtaacgaagtaattgacaaaagtcactgttttcgaaagatcgttcctatgggagctatatgatatagtcacccgatcttgatcaaatttcgCATAgacgtttatatgtgtaattaactcaccaatattaaatttcacgacaatagctcaaaaaataacgaagttattaagaaaagtcactgttcgtgactttggcgtttgtatgggagctatatgatatagtgatccgatccggctgaatccgagatatacaacgcctgcagtatatacaagcctacatgcaaaatttcagctctgtagctcttacggtctaggaggagtttgcgttgatccagacggacggacggacggacggacggacggacatggctatttgaactcgtctcgtcgtgctgatcaagaatatatatactttatatggtcggagatgcttccttctatgcgttgcacacttctgaccaaaattaatataccctttttgcaagggtataaaaatgtgtTCGGCACTTCTTTAATAAATACAACATTACAGGGTATATGCTTTTTTTACTGTTCCCATtgatgggggaaaaaaaagcaaaacctGAGAACTTGGGTAATAagaaaattaaactaaagctATTAATCTTTatctaattttaataataattaaaatgtattaataataatttataccCAATGATTAGGGGCACCTTCGACATCTTGTTCACCATATGTTATCAGttggtttttttaattaaaaattatttttttcctatttgtTGCTGACTGGGTCCGAATGTTCATGTAAATGTCATTGACTTGAATCACAcgaacatacatatgtatgtatattgctAACTCAACCTGCCCTGCCTATCAAAgtaaaaacaacagcaacaaaaaaaaaaaaaaaaaaaattgaaaaaactaATTGGCTTAACAGTAAATAATCGCTTTATATGATGTTCCCCCCACTATCACCCACTGAACGAATGATTGTcacgttttcttttttggtgtTCAATGGGATGCTCACTCACGTTGTTGTCCCCATCCCCATGCCCATCTCCCGTACTTATTGCCATTCCCTTTCCCGGTTCCCATTTTACGTGGCAAAGAGGCCAGGAAATACATACTTATGGGGAAATAGGGATAGAGAAAAGAGGAAATGGGAGTTACGACCACAGACAACATATTAGATGCTTTAATTGGACAGTGGAACCAAACTAGACAAACTTTTCAAAGGCTTTCTATTTTGATTCGATAACGTTTCTCTGTCATATTATTATCGCATTTCTGTTTGGGTATGAAAATTACCTtaatctttttaatttcattatcAATTTGCTATACTCATGGAACTTAGGAAAAATATCGATTTTTGCACACTTGTGTTCATGTAATTAGGTCACGTCTATAAAAGAGatgtttttgtaaatgtttaaaacagttttcttttgttttaccGTTTTATATTGAGGCACTCCGTTAACGATAATATTATACCAACAAAATGATTCAatacttttgttttctataatgtaaattatattaaaacaatGCATAACCAACAGGTTAATACAACTAAAAACTGTCAGCCGagtgtatatatttttcggAACTCTTGGCCCGAAATTTGCTTTTTTCAGTGGTTTTCCCCTTCCCATCGATCGCTAAGCgcattgtttttaatttcaataacagatttaaaaaaaaaggtttcttGTTTTTGGATTTCTGATTGATTTGTCGAGCTAAAGTTGAAA is drawn from Drosophila willistoni isolate 14030-0811.24 chromosome 2R unlocalized genomic scaffold, UCI_dwil_1.1 Seg167, whole genome shotgun sequence and contains these coding sequences:
- the LOC26529018 gene encoding microfibril-associated glycoprotein 4 is translated as MSKVPLIIGRSCRRCVSSSLTATLNALWFYLTFLCLTFKKCSAEVLPTGDVANFASFKGRQYSTRRVDYNYSSRVTSCPQQQGGVGPLEITLPGLEPFEILCDYEITGAGYTVIASRSNVELNFFRNWTEYKRGFGNYSGDFFIGLDKLHAITKSQPYELYIHLEDFEGNTRFARYDDFYIESENSLYKLTTLGTYTGDAGDSLSVNKGFKFSTYDRDNDALDTQNCALERLGAWWYVDCTRSNLFGMYFVETSPSSASGMAWYDWRGENYSYKKMKMLMGPKYICY